The nucleotide sequence CCATTTCAATGTTCATTGCATTTTCAGACAGCGAAGCATATAAATCTTTTGCTTCTTGTGCTGTATCGGTGTCTAGCATTACATAGGTGCTGTTGCCGTGTGTTAATTGATGTCCAAAACGCTCTAAACAATCCGACCCCATAATCATGGTGTTTTCATTTAGCATAATTGCGGTGTGCATGATTTTTTGCTTGTCTTCGTCGTTTATTGGAAATTCAGGGTTTTCGGGCATATCTCCAAATCGATTGATTCCAATGTTTGGTGTTTTAAACACTTTTTCATAGAACGAAAAAGCCTGTTCGCAGTTGCCATTAAAATTTAAGTATGCATGAATTCTTGCCATAATATTTCAGTTTTTAAGATTTATATCTTCAAAAATAGTGCGGTATATACTAAATAAACTTGCCTTATGACAAGATTTGAAACCGTATAAACTTATTTTTTTAAAGTTGATTGATAAAGCGCAATATAATCGTTCACCGAAATTTTCTGCATTAATTCTGCAATTAAATCAAAAGGAATATCATCTGTTTTTTTGAATCGGATACAACTTTTTCCCATGTCTAATTTTCTTTTGCTGTGGTTGGGATATTCGTTTACAAACCAATCATAAACAGCAGGTTGCATATAAATACCCATGTGATATAATGCGATATGGCTTTTTTGAGAAGCAATATTTATAAAAGGCAAAGGCAATTCGGGCGAACAGTGATAACCAGCCGGAAAGATGCTTTTAGGCACAACAAAGCCAATGTTGTTATAAATAAACCGTTCTTCAAAACCTTCGGGAAGGTTGTTTTTAATAGTTTCATATAATTGGTGAAAGGCCTCTTGCCGTTCTGGAGCAACTTGCTCTAAATAGTCCTGTATCGTGTTGGGATTGTTCATAGATTCGCTTTTTTATGTTTTATATTCTTTTCTAATTCTGCTTAAACTGGTGTCGGTAACTCCTAAATACGACGCAATATGTTTTAAAGGGATTAATTGAAAAAGTTGTGGTTTTTGTTGAAGCAATTTGTCGTAGCGTTGTTTTGCCGAAAGGGTAAGCATTTCCATGCTGCGTTCTTTTAGTTCAAACAAAGCATTTGCCATCCATGCGCGTCCCCATTCTCTGAAACCATAAATGGCATGAAAAAGTTCTTGAAAATCGTCAAACATAATGCAAAGCATGGTGCAATTGGTGGCACATTGCCAGTTTTCTAGCGTTTTCTTTTTTTGAAACAAAGCATTTACATCAATAACCACCTCTCCTTCGGTATAAAGGTTTATGGTAATGGGGTTGCCATTGCTGTCGTGTACAAAACTGTGCACAGCACCTTCTAATAAAATATAGTAACAATTCAAGGTTTGTGCTTGTTCCAACAAAAACGAACCTTTTTCAAAATCAACCAAATGATGCTTTTTTAAAATTGTTTCATAATCGGCAGCAGTTAAATGTTCGTTGTGGTAACACTTTTGTATAACGTGGAGCAACATGGATTTTTTTTCCGAACTTAAAAAAATAATTCATCTTTCGCAATACTTTTCTTTTAAAACCACTTTTTTCCGAAGGATTTTTCATAACTTCAACAAAAAGAAATCATTTGGAAACGATAAAAAACTTACGCACACATTTCTATA is from Paenimyroides aestuarii and encodes:
- a CDS encoding VOC family protein; this encodes MARIHAYLNFNGNCEQAFSFYEKVFKTPNIGINRFGDMPENPEFPINDEDKQKIMHTAIMLNENTMIMGSDCLERFGHQLTHGNSTYVMLDTDTAQEAKDLYASLSENAMNIEMELGEQFWAELYASFQDQFGIWWMIHFEGNKKME
- a CDS encoding DUF1801 domain-containing protein encodes the protein MNNPNTIQDYLEQVAPERQEAFHQLYETIKNNLPEGFEERFIYNNIGFVVPKSIFPAGYHCSPELPLPFINIASQKSHIALYHMGIYMQPAVYDWFVNEYPNHSKRKLDMGKSCIRFKKTDDIPFDLIAELMQKISVNDYIALYQSTLKK
- a CDS encoding Crp/Fnr family transcriptional regulator translates to MLLHVIQKCYHNEHLTAADYETILKKHHLVDFEKGSFLLEQAQTLNCYYILLEGAVHSFVHDSNGNPITINLYTEGEVVIDVNALFQKKKTLENWQCATNCTMLCIMFDDFQELFHAIYGFREWGRAWMANALFELKERSMEMLTLSAKQRYDKLLQQKPQLFQLIPLKHIASYLGVTDTSLSRIRKEYKT